Genomic window (Primulina eburnea isolate SZY01 chromosome 8, ASM2296580v1, whole genome shotgun sequence):
agagagagagttgACCAGGCGTCTTGCAGGTGAGCTACCAGCCTCTTCTTCACACGAGCAATGGGGAGTTGAATtctttaataaaatcattcaGTTTTTGTGTATTTGCAACTCCACCACCGTGCATACGTTCTTTCTATTTAACTACTACTACACGTCCAGTCCACAGTGTGATATAACACCAAGAATCACCAACTGACGCCGCCATGTTTAGTATTTCATCTCTTTAGAATAGAATATACATCCGACTATATTAAAAAGTTCCTGtctgaaaatcatataaagtAGTTGAAATCATACTGGGAAATGGGTAGAATTCCATGCTGTGAAAAGGAGAATGTCAAAAGAGGGCAATGGACTCCGGAGGAAGACCAGAAACTGTCGTCCTACATTGCTCAAAATGGAACTAGGAACTGGCGTCTCATTCCCAAGCATGCTGGTTTTCCTCGATCTTGATTTGATCAGAATAACATTACTACTCTTCAAAGAAATTTATCATGCTGGATGATTCATTGATTCATATTAATTTCCAGGCCTTCAGAGATGTGGGAAGAGCTGTAGATTGCGATGGACTAATTACCTCCGTCCTGACCTCAAACACGGGCAATTCTCAGAGGCAGAAGAGCAGACTATCATAACCCTTCACTCGGTCCTCGGAAACCGGTAACATCGAACTCAGAAAATAGAGTTCTTCAGCGATTCATACAATTAAATTTCGTTTTTTATTCATCGATTTTATATGAAAAGTTCTCCTGACGGTAGGAATTGCTTACCTTGTATTAAACAGATGGTCTGTAATTGCTGCCCAGCTGCAGGGACGCACAGACAATGATGTTAAAAATCATTGGAACACCAAACTCAAGAAGAAGCTTTCCGGTATGGGAATTGATCCCGTCACACACAAGCCATTTTCTCACCTCATAACAGAGATAGCCACGCTTCCACCACAACAGGCTCCAAATTTGGCTGAAGCAGCCTTAGGGTGCTTCAAAGATGAAATGCTTCATCTCCTCACAAAGAGACGTATCGACCTCCAGATGCAGCAATGTGGAACAGCTTCATCTAACCACAATATTTGCATTAAACCCgaagataataaagatgatacaATTGAAAAGATCAAATCTGGGTTGTCAAATGCCATAAATGAGCCTGACTCGTTTCCAATAAATAAGCCTTGGGACCCTATTGGAACAACTTCCGTGAATCTCGATAGAATTTTCAACACTCGTTCAGGATCAGATTCTGGATTTCGCTATGAACTAGCGTTTTTTGGAGATCATGGGGATGTATCTCCATGGAGCCAGAGTTTGTGCACTGGGAGCACGTGCACTGCAGGGGACCAGCATGGTCATTTGCATGAAAACCTCGAGGATGAACAAGGGGAGAACTCTGGAAGTAGAAAAGAAACAAGAATTGGATCCAATATTTTCAACTCAGACTGCTCCTTGTGGGATTTACCATCCGATGATTTGATTAATTCTATGAGTTAGGAAAAATGGGGCAAGAATATATTCCAGATAAAAATATAGCGAACTTATAGATAAGAAAAATGTAAAGAAAACCTTATAAATAATTATCTGATTACATCACTACAAAGATAACAAATAATGTATCTGTGTTTCTATTCCTTTTTTGTCTATTTGCCTTGGGTGAGGGGAGAGGTGTTTTAAAATACAATGTCCATCAAGCAAAGTATGACGACGAAGACGATGTATCAGCCAGAACCTGCAAGCATGGACGATATACTCATTAATTAAAGAGCTCATGTTTGACTCATACTAGACAACTGTTCAGTAGAAAAGGAAATCACTTGTATGGCTATACCTCAAGTTGCTCTTCAGTGAATGAATCTTTTTGAATATTCCACGTGTCAGCATGGGTGCGGCGGAATTCTGCAATTGCTTTTGTAACAGTAGACTTCAGGGGTGATGGCTCCGATACAAAACGAGCCAGTAAGGTGACATGGTCAGGTAACCAACTGGGACATAATTTTAGATCGTTTACTATTTGCAGATAAAGAATATCActtgagcaaaaaaaaaaagaactttTGCCCGTGTCTACAGCCATCGTACTTTCAACTTGTCAATACAGTGTCTAGAACACTGATTATGGTAATATATTAAAAAACCGATATAAGCATCTTCCAACTTTCAGGTTGAGAAATGAACAAGGTTTTAAAATATTACTCCAACATTCATATTTAAAACCTGGTTCCTGCAGAAAAACCGAAGCTAACAAATGGAATTACTAGCAATAGTTTTAAAGTTTCAACAAAATTGCATCTTCAAAACAGAGGTTAAGACTAATTCACATATATCTTAATAGGGAAATTCATTTCACCCACAAAAATACCAAGCAGGATAACCTTAGAAAAATAACAGAACATCATACAGAGTAAAAGGTGAAATACAAGCTTGATATTAGATTATTCGAACATGAGTAAAGTAAATTGCGGTGTGCAAGAGAATAACGCCCACTATTCATTTTATATGCTCTTTCCTGACTATCTTGGTGCGAGATAAATATGTCCAGAATCGAACATACCTGGGCATATCATAAGGAACCGATAACACGCAAGCTGCCAAAGCAAGTATGGAACCATGTATAGATGCCATCGGCACTGCAGAAACCTTACTTCTGTAAGAGTGAAGGAGTGATCAAGGGTCAGGACAAAGACACTGATTCATGGAGTGCATATAGAACTGTGGTATTTCAGGAGCCAAAACCCACATCACATTCAAGTTGCCTCTCCTCTCATAGATAATGTTCAAACCAGCTATGCACATGCAAGAAATTACGAAATAGATAATTACACGCTAGTAAAATAACCATACATTGACACCGATACCATTGGTCAACAATAATTACCACATTATGGACATGGAAATGCCATAAAGGATAGAATGATAACCACTCTTCAATTTGAGCAAAACTACTACAATTCAGTAAAGgagtatttttttcaaaattcctaTGTGACTCAAGTTTCCATGTGGTTTTCTTCCCTGTTAAATGGTCAATCAGAAAAAATTGCGAGCTAAAAAGTTATATATTTTCGAAAAAAGATCGCACAAGTTAATGACTTGCAAGGGCAGCATACAAAATAGGTTTAGATCTAGCAAATTGTTAAAAATTTCTTTAGGTTCTAGGGCGGGCTATATCTATTTGAAtgctatttaaaatataaaagaacCATGTAGCAGTGCTCTACAAATTAATCTTAGCTCAGTAAACAATAAATATAAAAAGCTACCATATTGCATATGCATTTCACTAGAAGAACAAGCacataaaaattacaaaaaaaaaaaaaaaatcaaagactGAAAAATTTCATATGGAAAGGGGTTAAAGTCATCTTCGGAAGTAATGGTAGGCAATGCCGGGTGGGAGGAGGACAATAAAGAGCATGGCATATGTAAAGTCCAAGCAAGAAAACAACCTCAGCCTCCTCTTGTTAAGTAGAAGATTTGCTTTCCCATAAGCCCTACGGCGAAAATCATCAACTACGTCTTCATCCCCACCCTTCATTAACCCTGCTAAAACTGCCGCAGCATGCTCCCTAACCTGAACGAGTTTGTGATGATCATACTTGCCAGAACTCATATAGTGAGATGTGACTGATAATTGATTATGCTACATTTGATTTGTAAACTGATACCAATAGCTAAATTTGTAAATTGTCTAAACAAGAAATGTATCAGATGAGAAACTTGCCTCAACTTGATTGTCTGTCAGCAGCTTCTCTACGGTCTGCCATATCTGCTGTTTGTCCACATTGGTGAGAATAAAAGTGTGCCTGGAACAGGATGACGAAGTAATATTAAACATTGTTAGGAAATCACAAAGAGTAGCTTTGGCATACTAAAACTAACAACTATATTAGTTTCCCACTTGCGAAACAGAGGTAGGGCTGCTTTGGAGCTGACTAACAATGTATCATTCATGACTAAAAGCAAGATTAGTACAATTATCATAACTTACAAATATTTAATGCAGGGAGATCTTATAAAATGCATACTTAAGAAacaatcaaaaataatttagatAGTTGGACATTTGAGAAAACCAAGTCTCTCATTAGATACTAAAAAATACACATCTAATAGCCAGTGTTGGAAAATCAATCAAAGGTGtaagaaatttaaaatatggttaggTGAATTATGACAAACATGAGAGCATGTTACATAATCTTGCCTGTGCCTTACAAAATCAGTTATGATACCTGTACATGAAACTTCGCAGAAATGTCAAAGTTGCAGATCGAGTTCTCCAATTGGGATCTTCGGCTAAAGAAAGAATAATGGGCACAGCTTTGCGTAGATGGGGTTCCCCAAACACCCTCCATTTTAATAATTCAAATGCTGCCTTCGCCAAATTCGATAGATCTTTATTTGATGTTTCCTATCAGGAACAACTATCAAGCTTAATTGTAGACTTAGGGCACAACAAAAATCACAGCATTGTAAACAGATATATAAAGAGAAATTTTCAGGCCAACATAACCTTTTCTTTTTGGCATGTAGTAAATTACAGCGCAGTACTTTCTAACTCGAATGATAGCTtaaaactacaataacaaactAATGATAGAAATCAGGGTTAACAGTGTAATCGTTAGAATAATACATGGACAACTGAGAGATGGTCATACATCCAAACACCTGTTAGTTGAACCATGCAACATGTAAACAATTCATGAATAAATGatccaatttttaaaatattaaagctAGTTTAGTACTTTAGTTTGAATTGTTTGTGTTTCATCTACTTTTCTGTGAAGAAGAGAAAAATATTCATTCGCAGCAACAAACATTAATCCAGACCTTCACTTTCAGATGATTAGATTTCTAGTTTAACTgctattaggtgattttaaaaataaatctaaaaaacaaccagatacaaaatatatatatatatagggaaATCATTAAACTTGTGCTGCATCACATgcattttcagaaataaaaatgGGAAAAAAATCACTGCAGAACCCCAAAAGGCGACTGACTAAATTTACCTGTAAAGATATAACAGGGAACATGAGTTGCACAATAACATCCAGCAAAACCGAGGATCTTCCAGACTTCAAAGATGAAATCATAAAATGAAACAACTGCCCACGTCGCAAAGAACTGTGTTAGTTGTTTACTAAATGACAACCAACCAACCAACCCATCAGATAAATATGACAATTTAATAGCACAAATACCGTTTCCATCCATTTTATATCATCTTTAGAATGGTCATCTGAGATCCCATTCTCAGATATATTTCCGGTTGGAATCACCAAAGATTCCAATGCATTAAGGTTTTGTATATTAGCTACCAGTCCAGATGCGCGCTTTACTAAAAATTGATCCCAGGATTCTGCAACCCCTGAATCCGCATATGTGGCACCCACATT
Coding sequences:
- the LOC140838900 gene encoding transcription factor MYB80-like, whose amino-acid sequence is MGRIPCCEKENVKRGQWTPEEDQKLSSYIAQNGTRNWRLIPKHAGLQRCGKSCRLRWTNYLRPDLKHGQFSEAEEQTIITLHSVLGNRWSVIAAQLQGRTDNDVKNHWNTKLKKKLSGMGIDPVTHKPFSHLITEIATLPPQQAPNLAEAALGCFKDEMLHLLTKRRIDLQMQQCGTASSNHNICIKPEDNKDDTIEKIKSGLSNAINEPDSFPINKPWDPIGTTSVNLDRIFNTRSGSDSGFRYELAFFGDHGDVSPWSQSLCTGSTCTAGDQHGHLHENLEDEQGENSGSRKETRIGSNIFNSDCSLWDLPSDDLINSMS